The following are encoded in a window of Prevotella melaninogenica genomic DNA:
- a CDS encoding porin family protein — protein MKNRISRLLVVILLALPLTAAAQIGDHRNDFAIGVNGGYVLSNVGFTPSVRQSMHGGVTGGLSVRYVCEKYFNTICSIYGEINYASVGWKEKILTGTDQPVINSNGAAEAYSRTVNYVQIPVFAHLAWGREQNGFNFFFQAGPQLGLYLGESTSKNYDTPNLATDGTGRSNAVTAQESMPVEKKLDYGIAAGLGLEYSNRHVGHFLLEARYYYGLSNIYGSSKKDYFGKSNYGNIVVKATYLFDIIKTK, from the coding sequence ATGAAGAATAGAATCTCAAGATTATTAGTTGTTATCCTACTTGCGCTGCCGTTGACTGCTGCAGCGCAGATAGGAGACCATCGTAACGACTTTGCTATTGGTGTAAATGGTGGTTACGTACTCTCTAATGTGGGCTTCACTCCGAGTGTAAGACAATCTATGCATGGTGGAGTAACCGGAGGATTGAGTGTTCGTTATGTATGCGAGAAGTACTTTAATACTATCTGTTCTATCTATGGTGAAATCAATTACGCCTCAGTAGGGTGGAAGGAAAAGATACTGACGGGTACTGATCAGCCTGTTATCAACTCTAACGGGGCTGCTGAAGCGTATTCACGCACTGTTAACTATGTTCAGATTCCGGTCTTTGCACACCTCGCATGGGGGCGTGAACAGAACGGTTTTAACTTCTTCTTCCAAGCAGGACCGCAGTTAGGACTCTACCTTGGAGAGTCAACATCAAAGAACTATGACACTCCTAACCTTGCAACTGATGGTACAGGGCGAAGCAATGCAGTAACAGCACAGGAGTCAATGCCAGTAGAAAAGAAGTTAGACTACGGTATTGCAGCAGGCTTAGGTTTAGAGTATAGCAACCGACATGTAGGTCATTTCCTACTTGAAGCTCGTTACTACTATGGATTGAGTAATATCTATGGAAGTTCAAAGAAAGACTATTTTGGTAAGTCTAACTATGGTAACATCGTTGTTAAGGCTACCTACCTTTTTGACATAATCAAAACTAAATAA
- a CDS encoding peptide MFS transporter, which produces MFKNHPKGLLQAAFSNMGERFGYYIMNAVLALFLCSKFGLSDETSGLIASLFLAAIYVMSLVGGVIADRTQNYQRTIESGLVVMALGYVALSIPVLATPENNSYLLAFTIFALVLIAVGNGLFKGNLQAIVGQMYDDFETKAAKVSPERLKWAQGQRDAGFQIFYVFINLGALAAPFIAPVLRSWWLGRNGLTYDAALPQLCHKYINGTIGDNLDNLQELATKVGGNTADLASFCPHYLDVFNTGVHYSFIASVVTMLISLIIFMSSKKLFPMPGKKEQIVNVEYTEEEKASMAKEIKQRMYALFAVLGISVFFWFSFHQNGQSLSFFARDFVNTDSVAPEIWQAVNPFFVISLTPLIMWVFAYFTKKGKPISTPRKIAYGMGIAGFAYLFLMGFSLVHNYPSAEQFTSLEPAVRATMKAGPMILILTYFFLTVAELFISPLGLSFVSKVAPKNLQGLCQGLWLGATAVGNGFLWIGPLMYNKWSIWTCWLVFAIVCIISMAVMFGMVKWLERVTKS; this is translated from the coding sequence ATGTTTAAGAATCACCCAAAAGGATTGCTTCAAGCAGCCTTCAGTAACATGGGCGAACGCTTCGGTTACTACATTATGAATGCGGTTCTCGCATTGTTCTTGTGTTCTAAGTTCGGTCTGTCAGACGAAACGTCGGGTCTGATTGCGTCACTTTTTTTGGCAGCAATCTATGTCATGAGCTTGGTTGGTGGTGTTATTGCTGACCGTACACAAAACTATCAGCGTACTATTGAAAGTGGTCTTGTCGTGATGGCACTGGGGTATGTGGCGTTGTCTATCCCAGTTCTTGCTACACCTGAAAACAATTCCTATCTGCTTGCTTTCACTATCTTTGCTTTGGTATTGATTGCTGTTGGTAATGGATTGTTTAAAGGTAATTTACAGGCAATCGTCGGTCAGATGTATGATGATTTTGAGACTAAAGCGGCAAAAGTTTCACCCGAGCGTTTGAAATGGGCACAGGGACAGCGTGATGCAGGTTTCCAGATTTTCTATGTATTCATTAATTTGGGTGCATTGGCAGCTCCATTCATAGCTCCTGTATTGCGTAGCTGGTGGTTGGGGCGCAATGGTCTAACTTATGATGCAGCTCTACCACAGCTTTGCCATAAATATATCAATGGTACTATTGGTGACAATCTCGATAATTTGCAGGAACTTGCAACCAAGGTAGGTGGTAATACTGCTGATTTGGCATCATTCTGTCCTCATTATCTTGATGTGTTCAATACTGGTGTTCATTATAGCTTTATTGCCAGTGTTGTTACCATGCTCATTTCTCTTATTATCTTCATGAGTTCAAAGAAACTCTTCCCAATGCCAGGCAAGAAGGAGCAGATAGTTAATGTTGAGTATACTGAGGAGGAGAAGGCGTCAATGGCAAAGGAAATTAAGCAGCGTATGTATGCTCTTTTTGCTGTATTGGGTATCAGTGTGTTCTTTTGGTTTTCATTCCATCAGAATGGTCAGAGCCTCTCTTTCTTTGCGCGTGATTTCGTCAATACAGATTCTGTAGCACCAGAGATATGGCAGGCAGTAAACCCATTCTTTGTAATCTCTCTTACCCCATTAATTATGTGGGTTTTTGCCTATTTCACCAAGAAAGGTAAGCCTATTTCTACACCTCGTAAGATTGCCTATGGTATGGGTATCGCTGGTTTTGCTTATCTTTTCTTAATGGGATTTTCACTGGTTCATAATTATCCTTCAGCTGAGCAGTTCACTTCTCTTGAGCCTGCTGTCCGTGCAACGATGAAGGCTGGTCCGATGATTCTTATCCTTACTTACTTCTTCCTGACCGTTGCTGAGTTGTTTATCTCTCCACTGGGTCTGAGTTTTGTAAGTAAGGTTGCTCCTAAGAATCTTCAGGGACTTTGTCAGGGCTTATGGTTAGGTGCTACAGCTGTTGGTAATGGCTTCCTTTGGATTGGTCCATTGATGTATAACAAGTGGTCAATTTGGACTTGTTGGCTTGTATTTGCCATCGTATGTATCATTTCTATGGCTGTTATGTTCGGTATGGTGAAGTGGCTGGAGCGTGTAACGAAGTCTTAA
- a CDS encoding VOC family protein, which produces MRIDHVALYCIDLEAVKQFFMKYFNCTSNEQYHNPRTGLKTYILSFPDNGAKLEIMSRSEVTEPLKDIFRAGFIHISIALGNKEAVNAKTEELKAAHYECFSEPRTTGDGFYESSIIGPEGLMIELTV; this is translated from the coding sequence ATGAGAATAGATCACGTTGCTTTATACTGCATAGACCTTGAGGCAGTAAAGCAATTTTTCATGAAGTACTTTAACTGTACATCCAATGAACAATATCATAATCCACGTACAGGGTTAAAGACTTATATCCTCTCCTTCCCTGATAACGGAGCAAAACTGGAGATTATGTCACGCTCGGAAGTAACGGAGCCTTTGAAGGATATCTTCCGAGCTGGATTCATCCATATATCTATTGCTCTTGGAAATAAGGAAGCTGTGAATGCAAAGACTGAAGAATTAAAAGCTGCTCATTACGAGTGTTTCAGCGAACCACGTACCACTGGTGATGGTTTTTACGAGAGTTCTATCATAGGACCAGAAGGACTCATGATAGAATTGACAGTATAG
- the uvrA gene encoding excinuclease ABC subunit UvrA — MNKYIEVKGAKVNNLKNIDVKIPQGKFVAITGVSGSGKSSLAFDTLYAEGQRRYVESLSAYARQFLGRMSKPEVDFIKGLPPAIAIEQKVISRNPRSTVGTSTEIYEYLRLLYARIGRTFSPISGEEVKHHSVEDVIEKVMSYSEGTKFCILAPLHIVEGRSVQNQLEMEMQEGYARIYVDNDFIRIEDWLEQNPADDDNKSTAKDKAKNIYLVIDRLSVDNSKDTLTRLTDSCETAFYEGDGNMQLMILPAKLTYDFSTRFEADGIRFEEPNDNMFSFNSPLGACPTCEGFGRVIGIDEKLVIPDSSLSVYDGCVQCWHGEKMATWKDEFCRRAAKDNFPIFKPYFELTKAEKESLWKGLPSERKKDIHDRICIETFFQMLKENQYKIQYRVMLSRYRGKTICPDCHGTKLKKEATWVKIGGMAITDLVDMPIINLKQWFDKLELTEHKQEVSKRLMTEITSRLQFLLDVGLGYLTLNRQSNTLSGGESQRINLTTSLGSSLVGSLYILDEPSIGLHSRDTDRLIHVLKELQALGNTVVVVEHDEEIMRAADYLIDVGPDAGRLGGEIVFEGKVSDIKRIEGDIKEKNNAQSQQLLEQYPRSYTIKYLTGTEVIETPTSRRPWNMAIELKGAHMNNLKGVDVKFPLNVFTVVTGVSGSGKSSLVKGILYPALKRHLDEVADTPGEYSSLGGDWKQIKHVEFVDQNPIGKSTRSNPATYVKAYDEIRKLFADQQLSKQMGFTPQYFSFNTEGGRCEECKGAGVITVEMQFMADLVLECEECHGQRFKREILDVQFQGKNINDVLNMTVSEAIQFFSEHKRKAIVNKLKPLEDVGLGYIKLGQNSSTLSGGENQRVKLAYFIGQEQQEPTLFIFDEPTTGLHFHDIDRLLHAFNALIERGHTILVIEHNLDVIKCADHVIDLGPDGGDKGGKLVIAATPEDVARCKESLTGRYLKDKIK; from the coding sequence ATGAATAAATATATTGAGGTAAAAGGAGCTAAGGTTAACAACCTAAAAAATATAGATGTAAAAATCCCTCAAGGTAAGTTTGTTGCCATTACTGGCGTATCAGGTTCGGGCAAGTCATCGCTTGCTTTCGACACACTCTACGCTGAAGGACAACGCCGATATGTGGAAAGTCTTTCTGCTTATGCCCGTCAGTTCTTAGGCAGAATGTCTAAACCTGAGGTCGATTTCATCAAAGGACTCCCTCCTGCTATTGCTATTGAGCAAAAGGTTATATCACGTAACCCACGTTCAACAGTGGGCACTTCTACCGAAATATACGAATATCTCCGTCTTCTCTATGCCCGCATTGGTAGGACATTCAGCCCTATCTCTGGCGAAGAAGTGAAGCATCACTCTGTTGAAGACGTCATTGAGAAAGTCATGTCCTACTCAGAAGGGACCAAGTTCTGTATCCTTGCCCCACTCCACATTGTTGAAGGACGAAGCGTACAGAACCAACTTGAGATGGAGATGCAGGAAGGTTATGCACGTATCTATGTAGATAACGACTTTATCCGTATAGAAGATTGGCTTGAACAAAACCCTGCTGATGATGACAATAAAAGCACGGCAAAGGACAAAGCAAAGAATATCTATCTCGTTATTGACCGTCTCTCAGTTGACAATTCCAAAGATACACTGACCCGACTCACCGACTCTTGCGAGACCGCTTTCTATGAGGGCGACGGCAACATGCAGTTAATGATTCTGCCAGCCAAGCTTACTTACGATTTCTCTACACGCTTTGAAGCAGACGGCATACGCTTTGAAGAACCGAACGATAATATGTTTTCGTTCAATTCTCCCCTCGGTGCCTGTCCTACTTGTGAAGGTTTTGGTCGTGTCATCGGAATAGATGAGAAGTTGGTTATCCCAGACTCCTCTCTTTCTGTCTATGATGGCTGTGTTCAATGTTGGCATGGAGAGAAGATGGCAACATGGAAAGATGAGTTCTGTAGACGTGCTGCAAAAGACAATTTCCCTATCTTCAAGCCCTATTTTGAGTTGACAAAGGCTGAGAAGGAAAGCCTTTGGAAGGGTCTGCCAAGCGAAAGAAAGAAAGATATCCACGACCGTATCTGTATTGAGACCTTCTTCCAAATGTTGAAGGAAAACCAATACAAGATTCAATACCGTGTCATGCTCAGCCGTTATCGTGGCAAAACTATTTGTCCAGACTGCCACGGTACGAAGTTAAAGAAGGAAGCTACATGGGTGAAGATTGGGGGTATGGCTATCACCGACCTCGTTGATATGCCAATCATCAACCTTAAACAATGGTTCGACAAACTGGAACTAACAGAGCATAAGCAGGAAGTCAGTAAGCGACTGATGACCGAAATAACAAGTCGTTTGCAGTTCCTTTTAGATGTAGGATTAGGCTATCTCACCCTTAACCGCCAATCAAACACACTGAGTGGTGGTGAAAGTCAGCGCATCAACCTCACGACTTCCCTTGGTTCTTCCCTCGTTGGCTCACTCTATATACTTGACGAACCTTCCATTGGTTTGCATAGTCGTGACACCGACCGCCTCATTCACGTACTGAAAGAACTTCAGGCATTAGGAAACACCGTGGTTGTCGTAGAACATGATGAGGAAATTATGCGTGCTGCTGATTACCTGATTGACGTTGGACCAGATGCGGGTAGACTTGGTGGAGAGATTGTATTCGAAGGTAAAGTATCTGATATCAAGCGAATAGAGGGAGATATTAAAGAAAAAAACAATGCTCAATCACAGCAATTATTGGAGCAGTACCCTCGTTCATATACCATTAAATACCTCACAGGAACGGAAGTTATCGAAACACCTACAAGTCGTCGACCATGGAATATGGCGATAGAATTGAAGGGAGCACACATGAATAACCTTAAAGGTGTTGACGTAAAGTTCCCTCTGAATGTCTTTACTGTGGTGACAGGAGTTAGCGGTAGCGGAAAGTCTTCCCTTGTGAAAGGTATTCTCTACCCTGCTCTCAAACGTCATTTGGATGAGGTTGCCGACACCCCTGGCGAATATTCTTCTCTTGGAGGTGACTGGAAGCAGATTAAACACGTGGAGTTTGTAGACCAGAACCCTATCGGTAAGAGTACACGCTCTAACCCCGCTACTTACGTGAAGGCATACGATGAAATAAGAAAGCTATTTGCTGACCAGCAGTTGTCAAAACAGATGGGCTTCACACCACAGTATTTCTCATTTAATACTGAGGGCGGTCGCTGCGAAGAATGTAAGGGTGCGGGTGTCATCACGGTAGAGATGCAGTTTATGGCAGACCTTGTCTTAGAGTGTGAGGAGTGTCACGGACAACGTTTCAAACGCGAGATTCTTGACGTACAGTTCCAAGGTAAGAATATCAACGACGTCTTGAACATGACTGTCTCTGAGGCTATCCAATTCTTCAGTGAGCACAAACGCAAAGCGATTGTCAACAAACTTAAACCGTTGGAAGATGTCGGATTAGGCTACATCAAACTCGGACAAAACTCTTCTACCCTCTCTGGTGGTGAAAACCAACGTGTAAAACTCGCCTACTTCATTGGACAAGAACAGCAAGAACCAACACTCTTCATCTTTGATGAGCCAACAACGGGTCTACACTTCCATGATATCGATCGTCTACTCCATGCTTTCAATGCGCTCATCGAACGTGGACATACGATATTAGTCATCGAACATAACCTCGATGTCATCAAGTGTGCTGACCATGTCATCGACCTTGGTCCTGATGGTGGTGATAAGGGTGGAAAACTCGTAATAGCTGCTACACCAGAAGATGTGGCTCGCTGCAAAGAAAGCCTGACTGGTAGATACTTAAAAGACAAAATAAAATAA
- a CDS encoding YccF domain-containing protein, with protein sequence MRILGNIIWWIFGGLEAAIGYFTGSLALAITIIGIPAAVQTFKLGLLCLWPFGAEVREGESLSGCITIPLNIIWIIFGGLWACLTHILFGILLAITIIGIPFAKQHFKMAGLSLAPFGKDVELHL encoded by the coding sequence ATGCGTATTCTTGGAAACATTATTTGGTGGATATTTGGCGGATTAGAGGCTGCTATCGGTTATTTTACAGGTAGTTTAGCACTTGCCATCACCATTATCGGCATACCAGCTGCAGTACAAACGTTCAAGCTCGGACTCTTGTGCCTATGGCCTTTTGGTGCAGAAGTGAGAGAAGGAGAAAGTCTTTCAGGCTGTATCACCATTCCACTCAATATCATTTGGATTATCTTTGGTGGTTTATGGGCATGCTTAACCCACATTCTCTTTGGTATCCTCCTTGCCATTACGATTATAGGTATTCCATTTGCCAAGCAACACTTCAAAATGGCTGGACTATCCCTTGCACCTTTTGGCAAAGATGTTGAGCTTCACCTTTAA
- a CDS encoding nitroreductase family protein codes for MNILELSKKRFSVRKYSDTPVSEEDLQYILEVTRMAPSAVNKQPWKFVVVKSDEARKQLQECYDREWFKSAPLYIICMREVDNNWIRQEDNKQHGDIDVAIATEHLCLAATERGLGSCWVCNFNVAKLKETFPYKGFEPIAIIPIGHIADNCPLNEKKRKALEEITDFI; via the coding sequence ATGAACATATTAGAACTATCTAAAAAGCGCTTTTCTGTACGTAAGTATAGTGACACCCCGGTATCAGAAGAGGACTTACAATATATCCTTGAGGTGACACGTATGGCACCATCGGCTGTCAACAAACAGCCATGGAAATTTGTAGTTGTGAAGTCGGATGAGGCGCGCAAGCAGCTACAAGAATGCTACGACCGTGAATGGTTCAAGTCGGCACCGCTCTACATCATTTGTATGCGTGAGGTTGACAATAACTGGATACGCCAAGAAGACAACAAGCAGCATGGCGATATTGATGTTGCCATTGCTACTGAACATCTTTGCTTGGCTGCAACAGAGCGAGGCTTAGGTAGTTGTTGGGTATGTAACTTTAATGTAGCCAAACTGAAAGAGACCTTTCCATATAAAGGTTTTGAACCTATTGCCATCATTCCTATTGGACATATCGCTGATAATTGTCCATTGAATGAAAAGAAAAGGAAGGCATTAGAAGAAATAACAGACTTCATATAA
- a CDS encoding DHH family phosphoesterase has translation MELNLLNQEEIATLRNLLSNATNIVICAHKSPDGDATGSSLAWMHYLNQIGKTNVKVCMPDATPDFLHWLPGHNSVIRYDRRPKEVEKAFKEADLVCCLDFNQNSRVDAMQEVLESSTAPRLLIDHHLEPETNNALTVSHPEMSSTCEIVFRLISQLDGYEKMTTQCASCIYCGMMTDTGGFTYNSSRPEIFYIIGQLLAKNIDKDEIYNRVFHNYSTNALRLRAHIILNKMKVIEELHASYYTVTKEEMTQFHFIKGDMEGLVNIPQQIKGLKLSISLREDTEKPKTVLVSLRSCNGFHCQPMAGKFFNGGGHADASGGRLNCTIEEAEQIAIKAILYYKEELQ, from the coding sequence ATGGAATTAAACCTACTAAATCAAGAAGAGATTGCAACACTTCGCAATCTTCTTTCCAATGCAACAAACATAGTAATCTGTGCGCATAAGTCACCAGATGGTGACGCAACAGGTTCGTCACTGGCATGGATGCATTACCTAAACCAGATTGGTAAGACCAACGTTAAGGTGTGTATGCCTGACGCTACACCAGACTTCCTGCATTGGCTTCCAGGCCATAATTCCGTTATTCGTTATGACAGACGACCAAAGGAGGTTGAGAAGGCGTTTAAGGAAGCAGATCTTGTTTGCTGTCTTGACTTCAACCAAAACTCACGTGTAGATGCAATGCAAGAAGTTTTGGAGTCTTCCACAGCCCCTCGCCTACTCATCGACCACCACTTAGAACCTGAAACAAACAACGCATTGACAGTCTCACATCCAGAAATGTCAAGTACATGTGAGATTGTCTTCCGTCTGATTAGTCAGTTAGATGGCTACGAGAAGATGACAACCCAATGTGCGTCCTGCATTTATTGTGGTATGATGACCGACACAGGTGGCTTCACCTATAATTCGTCACGCCCAGAGATATTCTATATTATCGGTCAACTTCTTGCAAAGAACATTGATAAGGACGAGATTTATAACCGTGTATTCCATAACTACTCTACCAATGCCCTCCGCCTCCGTGCACACATCATCCTCAACAAGATGAAGGTGATTGAGGAGTTGCACGCATCCTATTATACCGTAACAAAAGAAGAGATGACACAGTTCCATTTCATCAAGGGTGACATGGAGGGACTTGTTAATATTCCACAGCAGATTAAAGGACTCAAACTAAGTATCTCATTGCGAGAAGATACAGAGAAACCTAAGACTGTACTCGTGAGTCTTCGTTCTTGCAATGGCTTCCACTGTCAACCTATGGCAGGAAAATTCTTCAATGGTGGCGGTCATGCTGACGCATCAGGTGGAAGACTAAATTGCACCATCGAGGAAGCGGAACAGATTGCCATTAAGGCGATACTATATTATAAAGAGGAATTACAATAA
- a CDS encoding nucleotidyltransferase, with translation MKPTLLLLAAGMGSRYGGLKQLDELGPNGETIMDYSIYDAIQAGFGKIVFVIRKDFEEQFRSQVLSKYEGHIPAELVFQSIDALPEGFSVPEGREKPWGTNHAVLMAKDVIKEPFCVINCDDFYNRDCFKVIGKFLADLPEGARDKYAMVGFRVGNTLSENGTVARGICSTDAEGHLTTVVERTEIERRDGEIKYKDDNGEWVAVGENTPVSMNVWGFTPDYFEYSEAYFKEFLSDPKNMENKKSEYFIPLMVNKLINDGTSTVKVLDTTSKWFGVTYAADRQSVVEKIQSLVDDGTYPAKLF, from the coding sequence ATGAAACCTACGTTATTACTCCTTGCGGCAGGTATGGGAAGCCGCTACGGCGGGCTAAAGCAGCTCGACGAATTGGGTCCTAATGGCGAGACCATTATGGACTACTCTATCTATGATGCAATCCAAGCAGGATTTGGTAAGATTGTTTTTGTTATCCGTAAGGATTTCGAGGAGCAGTTCCGCAGCCAGGTTCTCTCAAAGTATGAGGGTCATATCCCTGCAGAACTTGTTTTCCAGAGTATCGATGCATTGCCAGAAGGATTCTCTGTACCAGAAGGTCGTGAGAAGCCATGGGGCACCAACCATGCGGTATTGATGGCAAAGGATGTTATCAAAGAGCCTTTCTGCGTTATCAACTGTGACGACTTCTATAATCGTGATTGCTTCAAGGTTATCGGTAAGTTCCTTGCCGACCTCCCAGAAGGTGCAAGAGATAAGTATGCAATGGTTGGTTTCCGCGTAGGTAACACACTGAGCGAGAATGGTACTGTTGCTCGTGGTATCTGCTCTACCGATGCAGAAGGACACTTGACAACTGTTGTTGAGCGTACAGAGATTGAGCGTCGCGATGGCGAAATCAAGTATAAAGACGACAATGGCGAGTGGGTTGCTGTAGGTGAGAACACTCCAGTATCTATGAATGTATGGGGCTTCACACCAGACTACTTCGAGTACAGCGAGGCATACTTCAAGGAGTTCCTCTCTGATCCAAAGAACATGGAGAATAAGAAGTCTGAATACTTCATCCCATTGATGGTAAACAAGCTCATCAACGATGGTACATCTACCGTGAAGGTGCTTGACACTACCAGCAAGTGGTTTGGCGTAACATACGCTGCCGATCGTCAGAGCGTGGTTGAAAAGATTCAGTCACTGGTTGACGATGGAACCTATCCAGCTAAATTGTTCTAA
- a CDS encoding HU family DNA-binding protein, with protein MKIKLIERRKPGTKTGPGKFYASPVNVGKKTLWDIAHDIAGRSSLTRGDIENVLANFMDCLPHYLRDGFSVQLGEFGTMRLTLSSEGAATEKAFKTETIKPRVVFTPGRELKSELSVNSYESVRKTEEAGKDKKKKEKKEENGPVPDTV; from the coding sequence ATGAAAATCAAATTGATTGAAAGAAGAAAACCAGGCACCAAGACAGGTCCTGGAAAGTTTTATGCAAGTCCTGTAAACGTGGGTAAGAAGACGCTGTGGGATATTGCACATGACATTGCGGGGCGTTCTTCGCTGACCCGTGGTGACATTGAAAACGTGCTGGCGAACTTTATGGATTGTCTGCCTCATTATCTCCGTGATGGCTTTAGCGTGCAGTTAGGAGAATTTGGCACAATGCGCCTAACACTGTCAAGCGAGGGAGCTGCAACGGAAAAGGCTTTTAAGACCGAGACGATTAAGCCGCGCGTGGTCTTTACGCCAGGAAGAGAATTGAAAAGTGAGCTGTCTGTAAACTCTTACGAATCGGTGAGAAAGACAGAAGAGGCAGGGAAAGATAAGAAGAAAAAGGAAAAGAAAGAAGAAAATGGACCTGTACCAGACACCGTATAA
- a CDS encoding DNA alkylation repair protein: MKQLTKTITNKLQALSDAEKREIFPKFFKAGKGEYGEGDRFLGVTVPNIRAIAKLHKDISIEEIRELIQSEWHEVRLCALIIMVEKSKKKDEALRKELFNLYLSQTKRINNWDLVDLSCRFIIGEYLLDKSRDILYHLAQSPLLWDNRIAIVSTYAFIRKGQLEDTYALSDLMMQHPHDLMHKAIGWMLREAGKRNPERLYDYVMSHRADMPRTMLRYAIEKFSPKERSKLMKRG, translated from the coding sequence ATGAAGCAACTTACCAAGACTATAACAAATAAACTTCAAGCACTATCAGATGCGGAGAAGCGAGAAATATTCCCTAAGTTCTTTAAGGCTGGCAAAGGAGAATATGGTGAAGGCGACCGTTTCTTAGGTGTTACCGTACCCAATATCAGAGCTATTGCCAAGTTACACAAAGACATATCCATAGAGGAGATACGGGAGCTGATACAGTCAGAATGGCATGAAGTGCGCCTTTGTGCCTTAATCATAATGGTAGAGAAAAGTAAGAAAAAAGACGAAGCTTTACGCAAAGAGCTATTCAATCTTTACCTTTCTCAAACTAAGCGAATCAATAACTGGGACCTTGTTGACCTATCTTGTCGCTTCATCATAGGCGAATACTTACTTGACAAATCACGTGACATTCTTTATCATTTAGCTCAAAGTCCACTACTATGGGATAATCGTATCGCTATCGTATCAACATACGCATTCATTCGTAAAGGACAATTAGAAGACACCTATGCACTTAGCGACCTCATGATGCAACACCCACACGACCTCATGCACAAAGCTATTGGTTGGATGCTTCGTGAAGCTGGAAAGCGTAATCCTGAGCGACTTTATGATTACGTGATGAGCCATCGAGCAGACATGCCCCGTACCATGCTACGTTATGCAATAGAGAAGTTCTCACCCAAAGAGCGTTCTAAACTTATGAAACGTGGCTGA
- a CDS encoding co-chaperone GroES gives MTIKPLADRVLVLPAQAEEKVGGIIIPDTAKEKPQRGKVVAVGNGTKDEEMVLKVGDEVLYGKYAGTELENEGEKYLMMRQSDVLAVIE, from the coding sequence ATGACAATTAAACCTTTAGCAGACAGAGTCCTCGTGCTTCCAGCACAGGCAGAAGAGAAAGTTGGTGGTATTATAATTCCAGATACAGCCAAGGAGAAACCACAGCGTGGTAAGGTTGTAGCTGTTGGTAATGGTACCAAGGATGAAGAGATGGTTCTCAAAGTTGGCGACGAAGTACTCTATGGTAAGTATGCTGGTACAGAGCTTGAGAATGAAGGAGAGAAATATCTGATGATGCGTCAGAGTGATGTATTAGCAGTTATTGAATAA